Below is a window of Arabidopsis thaliana chromosome 2, partial sequence DNA.
ATACAACACAATGATTGTATTTGGAAAGCGCCTTCATTCATTAAATCCAAATGATCAATTCCATCAACCATGTTAACTTATTTGATCCTCTAAGTTAAATGTGAAGCTAATTAGAATTTGCTTCAAACAAGTTGAATTGAGCAATACGAAATGGACGACGATCACTAGTAAAACAATACTAAATGTACTTGAAAGAAGGAAATTATGAACCATACGAAATGTTTCAAGTTTTATTCAACAAACCAGAGATAAAGCAAACCGAACTAAATCAAAGGTAGCCAATTAACCAGgagattaaaaacaaaggCAGAATGTCAAGAACTAGGAATCTGTACAGTTGAAGTAACAGGGATTAGGGTTCGAGGAACAAGAGTGCAGTTAAGAGGATGAGCCATGGTCAACGTTATTTTTCCAGGAGCCTCATCCATGTTGATCTTATCTCCTTTGATCTCCCAGTCAAAGCACTGAACCATCACTCCAATCGCGGTTCCTACAGAGATATAAGCTAGGTTAGCTCCTGGACAGGCTCTTCTTCCATTCCCGAAAGGAAGGTATTTTAGGAGTTCGTCTCTTATCTCATCATTTTGGCTtgatcttgaagaagctagaaaTCTCTCTGGCTTAAATTCTTGAGGATCTTCCCAGTATTCAGGATCTCTCATCATAGCATACCCATTAACAACAAGTGTTGTCTTCTCCGGAACATAAAAGCCTCCAATCGTACACCCTTCTTTAAACGTTCTTAACACAAGAGGAACCGGAGGGTGCAACCTTAGCCCTTCTTTGACGGTTGCTTGCAAGCACGGGAGGTTCGGTAGATCAGTTTCTTGAATCAACCTTGTTTTTCCTACAACAgaatcaatttcttctctcaatctctcaagAATGTACGAGTTGTTAATGATCTCGGCCATAATCCATTGTATAGCGTGCGTCCAGGTGTCAGTGCCTGCAAAGAAAAGATCCTGCAGTATCAAACGTTTCTTAGTCAAGACAAACTAATGGTGTTCGCTAAATTTCTCATAAGAGATGAATATTTACCACAAACAAGGACTTGATATGGTCTCTAGTGATCTTATACTCTGCTTTTTCGTCTCCATAAACTTCTAAGAGCTTATCCATCATGTCAGTACCTTGATGATGCTCTTCAACTTTCTCTTTATATTCTACAAGAATCTTCTCCAACACCTCGTTGAACTTGCAGGAAGCATCCATTAACTCCTTTTTGAACAGT
It encodes the following:
- the CYP705A9 gene encoding cytochrome P450, family 705, subfamily A, polypeptide 9 (''cytochrome P450, family 705, subfamily A, polypeptide 9'' (CYP705A9); FUNCTIONS IN: electron carrier activity, monooxygenase activity, iron ion binding, oxygen binding, heme binding; INVOLVED IN: oxidation reduction; LOCATED IN: endomembrane system; EXPRESSED IN: root; CONTAINS InterPro DOMAIN/s: Cytochrome P450 (InterPro:IPR001128), Cytochrome P450, E-class, group I (InterPro:IPR002401), Cytochrome P450, conserved site (InterPro:IPR017972); BEST Arabidopsis thaliana protein match is: cytochrome P450, family 705, subfamily A, polypeptide 8 (TAIR:AT2G27000.1); Has 33136 Blast hits to 32834 proteins in 1663 species: Archae - 50; Bacteria - 3681; Metazoa - 11580; Fungi - 7211; Plants - 9314; Viruses - 6; Other Eukaryotes - 1294 (source: NCBI BLink).), whose product is MNVDFQNCLILILLCLLSFLCYSFFFKKPKDGFNLPPSPPSLPIIGHLHHLLSLFMHRSLQKLSSKYGPLLYLHVFNVPILLVSSPSIAYEIFRTQDVNVSSRDFPTNEGSLLFGSFGFGTAPSSGLKHSRGHKKSVQRSYYLNLLDKAVKKESVEIAEEAMKLVNNTVCQMIMGRSCSEENGEAERVRGLVTKTDALTKKFILAGILRKPLQKIGISLFKKELMDASCKFNEVLEKILVEYKEKVEEHHQGTDMMDKLLEVYGDEKAEYKITRDHIKSLFVDLFFAGTDTWTHAIQWIMAEIINNSYILERLREEIDSVVGKTRLIQETDLPNLPCLQATVKEGLRLHPPVPLVLRTFKEGCTIGGFYVPEKTTLVVNGYAMMRDPEYWEDPQEFKPERFLASSRSSQNDEIRDELLKYLPFGNGRRACPGANLAYISVGTAIGVMVQCFDWEIKGDKINMDEAPGKITLTMAHPLNCTLVPRTLIPVTSTVQIPSS